One region of Priestia megaterium genomic DNA includes:
- a CDS encoding peptidoglycan D,D-transpeptidase FtsI family protein: MKIIHKRIYITLIFILLLISGLGARLVQLQLVSTESFTDKNINLIEGSVKQRTQEMVVDDGRGKFEDKNGQSLTSITHNRLVLFPFLEKMKWPVQQVSEIVGMQPQELTNRLANAKTPVVITKELSHAQVEKINALKVPGVFGIPLKDERPVPLAEHLIGLEAQSKQIIEEKYSDKLKNGAIKSTTPVGISGMQRAFDEFLLPEQESKLLYHVDRLGGPMFGIDVKYTGTANPYYPVSVRTTLDLSAQELVENTLNHYKLKDGGAVLIDIKNNKVIAMASRPSINKKDPFKKQNGSDSVENRLLTPQTPGSIFKTVTAAAALEQNKIQPSFTYNCDKSIYGNNVEEDHQKGQLTFEESFAQSCNATFAQLAKEMIISNPDIIEQYADKLGLLQPVGWTGDVFHFEHFKQFLGEKSGRVWTNDREKKVPNAVAQTAIGQLDVKVTPLAVANMMATIARGGEKKQVKAVDALDYKNNTSLYTFKEHELKGDTINEATAASMQQLLKGVVQSEKGTGRRFQTLPYEVAGKSGTAEINVKADIVNKWFAGYFPADDPKYAMVVVDLNTKSAISPTNSVFYDIVKGMYDLNTR, encoded by the coding sequence ATGAAAATAATTCACAAGCGAATTTATATTACTCTTATTTTTATTTTATTATTAATTAGTGGACTGGGAGCACGGCTTGTTCAACTCCAGCTTGTCAGCACAGAATCTTTTACTGATAAAAATATTAACTTAATTGAAGGAAGCGTAAAACAGCGTACGCAGGAAATGGTGGTAGACGACGGGCGAGGGAAATTTGAAGATAAAAATGGGCAGTCTTTAACATCTATCACGCATAATCGCTTAGTCCTATTTCCGTTTTTAGAAAAAATGAAGTGGCCCGTTCAGCAAGTAAGCGAAATTGTGGGAATGCAACCACAGGAATTAACGAACAGACTAGCAAATGCTAAAACACCGGTTGTTATTACAAAAGAATTATCACATGCACAAGTCGAAAAAATAAATGCATTAAAGGTACCTGGCGTGTTTGGAATTCCTCTAAAAGATGAGCGTCCAGTTCCTCTTGCTGAACATTTAATCGGACTAGAAGCACAAAGCAAACAAATAATTGAAGAGAAGTACAGTGATAAATTGAAAAATGGAGCTATTAAATCAACTACGCCTGTAGGTATCTCAGGGATGCAGAGGGCTTTTGACGAGTTTTTGCTGCCTGAACAAGAGTCTAAGCTCCTTTATCATGTTGATCGCCTAGGTGGACCTATGTTTGGCATCGATGTAAAATATACGGGCACAGCTAACCCTTATTATCCAGTCAGTGTGCGTACGACGCTTGATTTGTCTGCTCAGGAGCTAGTGGAGAATACATTGAATCATTATAAGTTAAAAGACGGAGGAGCCGTCTTAATTGATATAAAAAACAATAAAGTAATTGCGATGGCCAGCAGGCCTTCGATTAATAAGAAAGATCCATTTAAAAAGCAAAACGGTTCAGACAGCGTAGAAAATCGTTTGCTGACGCCGCAAACTCCTGGATCTATATTTAAAACCGTAACAGCAGCTGCAGCGCTTGAACAAAATAAAATTCAGCCTTCTTTTACCTATAACTGCGATAAAAGTATTTATGGCAATAATGTAGAAGAAGATCATCAAAAAGGGCAGCTGACGTTTGAAGAAAGCTTTGCGCAAAGTTGTAATGCAACGTTTGCCCAGCTAGCAAAAGAAATGATAATATCTAATCCGGATATCATTGAACAATATGCTGATAAGTTAGGGCTTCTTCAGCCTGTAGGATGGACGGGTGATGTGTTTCACTTTGAACATTTTAAGCAGTTTTTAGGAGAAAAATCGGGAAGAGTTTGGACAAATGATAGAGAAAAAAAAGTACCAAATGCTGTAGCGCAAACAGCAATTGGACAGCTTGACGTAAAAGTGACTCCGCTTGCAGTAGCAAATATGATGGCGACAATTGCACGGGGAGGAGAAAAGAAGCAGGTAAAAGCGGTAGATGCGCTGGACTATAAGAACAATACGTCACTGTATACGTTTAAAGAGCATGAGCTAAAAGGAGATACGATTAATGAAGCCACAGCTGCTTCTATGCAGCAGCTTTTAAAAGGCGTCGTACAGAGCGAAAAAGGAACAGGAAGAAGATTTCAAACGCTTCCTTATGAAGTGGCAGGAAAGTCAGGAACTGCTGAAATCAATGTGAAGGCCGATATCGTCAATAAATGGTTTGCGGGTTACTTTCCGGCAGATGATCCAAAATACGCAATGGTAGTAGTGGATTTAAATACAAAAAGTGCGATATCTCCCACAAACAGCGTATTTTATGATATTGTTAAAGGGATGTATGACTTAAATACACGTTAA
- a CDS encoding isochorismatase family protein, with amino-acid sequence MKMKDIDFTKTALVLIDLQKGIVPIGGDEIVEKSVQLVNHFREQNGFISFVRVDFQDGKDALTPETDQKPSAPQERPADWAEFDPRLNVQETDYIVTKRQWGAFFGTDLDLQLRRRGIDTIVLCGIATNIGVESTAREAFQYGYNQIFITDAMATFTKEEHEATLSYIFPKIGKLRTTQQFLTENE; translated from the coding sequence ATGAAGATGAAAGATATCGATTTTACTAAAACAGCGCTTGTTTTAATTGATTTACAAAAAGGGATTGTGCCAATTGGAGGAGACGAAATTGTAGAAAAATCTGTTCAGCTTGTGAATCATTTCCGCGAACAAAATGGATTTATTAGCTTTGTACGAGTAGATTTTCAAGATGGAAAAGATGCGTTGACGCCAGAAACGGATCAAAAGCCATCTGCTCCTCAAGAAAGACCTGCAGACTGGGCAGAATTCGATCCAAGACTTAATGTTCAAGAGACTGATTACATTGTGACAAAACGTCAGTGGGGAGCCTTTTTTGGGACAGATTTAGACCTTCAGCTTCGCCGAAGAGGAATTGATACAATTGTCCTTTGCGGAATTGCAACAAACATTGGTGTGGAAAGCACAGCTCGTGAAGCATTTCAGTATGGATATAACCAAATTTTTATCACGGATGCCATGGCGACATTTACAAAAGAAGAGCATGAGGCCACTCTTTCTTACATCTTTCCGAAAATAGGAAAGCTACGAACAACTCAACAATTTTTAACGGAAAATGAATAA
- the udk gene encoding uridine kinase, with amino-acid sequence MGKKPVVIGIAGGSGSGKTTVTKAIYEYFKGHSIMLLEQDYYYKDQSDVPFEQRLQTNYDHPLAFDNDLLIEHLQNLLNYESIDKPVYDYAIHTRSEKVIKEEPKDVIILEGILVLEDQRLRNLMDIKLYVDTDADLRIIRRMLRDIKERERTLESVVDQYVSVVRPMHNQFVEPTKRYADIIIPEGGQNHVAIDLMVTKIQTILEQNAIL; translated from the coding sequence ATGGGGAAAAAGCCCGTTGTAATCGGTATCGCTGGTGGATCCGGTTCTGGTAAAACAACTGTAACCAAAGCTATTTATGAGTATTTTAAAGGGCATTCTATTATGCTTCTTGAGCAAGACTATTATTATAAAGATCAAAGCGATGTACCGTTTGAACAGCGTTTGCAAACAAATTACGATCATCCTCTAGCATTTGATAATGATTTGCTGATTGAACACTTGCAAAACTTATTAAATTATGAGAGCATTGACAAACCGGTATATGATTACGCAATTCATACGCGCTCTGAGAAGGTAATTAAAGAAGAACCAAAAGATGTTATTATCTTAGAAGGTATTCTTGTACTAGAAGATCAGCGCTTGCGTAATTTAATGGATATCAAGCTATACGTAGATACAGATGCGGATCTTCGTATCATTCGTCGTATGCTTCGTGATATTAAAGAACGAGAGCGTACGCTTGAGTCAGTTGTTGATCAATACGTATCTGTCGTTCGCCCGATGCATAATCAGTTTGTTGAACCAACAAAACGCTATGCAGATATTATCATTCCTGAAGGCGGTCAAAACCACGTAGCGATTGACTTGATGGTCACTAAAATTCAAACAATTCTTGAACAAAATGCCATTTTATAA
- a CDS encoding class I SAM-dependent methyltransferase: protein MGLEFLDIFEKWANEYDASVSGKDEQYKEVFRNYNEILEYVANRSIGHVIEFGTGTGNLTKKLLEKELTVVGIEPSVPMRQLAHQKLGADVLVTPGDFLQFDTSLFPAESLVSTYAFHHLTDKEKEEAVINYGKLLQTGGKIVFADTMFETADSFADTIVQAKQKGYTQLAEDLEREYYTTIPVLKQIFESNGFHITFTQFNHFVWVLEATKQ, encoded by the coding sequence ATGGGTCTAGAGTTTTTAGATATCTTTGAAAAGTGGGCGAATGAGTATGATGCATCGGTAAGCGGGAAAGATGAACAGTATAAAGAAGTGTTTCGCAATTATAATGAAATCTTAGAGTATGTAGCAAATCGTTCAATAGGGCATGTGATCGAATTTGGAACAGGGACTGGAAACTTAACAAAAAAACTTTTAGAAAAAGAACTTACGGTAGTAGGAATTGAGCCGTCAGTGCCAATGAGACAATTGGCACACCAGAAATTAGGAGCAGATGTTTTAGTCACACCGGGAGACTTTTTACAGTTTGATACATCGTTGTTTCCAGCAGAGAGCTTAGTTAGTACGTATGCATTTCATCATTTAACAGATAAAGAAAAAGAAGAAGCTGTGATAAACTATGGAAAGTTACTTCAAACCGGTGGTAAAATAGTGTTTGCCGATACAATGTTTGAAACAGCGGATTCATTTGCTGATACCATTGTTCAGGCAAAACAAAAAGGGTATACGCAACTAGCAGAAGATCTAGAGAGGGAATACTATACAACGATCCCTGTCTTAAAGCAAATCTTTGAAAGCAATGGTTTTCACATAACCTTTACACAATTTAATCACTTTGTGTGGGTATTGGAGGCAACGAAACAATAG
- a CDS encoding DUF2536 family protein produces MNFEFEMIEDKIEFFEAPDVKMLEKQIAEKIDQNKAILLEVHSVSHQMSVDYEQGKKLYSAVVHFKLKKQR; encoded by the coding sequence ATGAATTTTGAATTTGAAATGATTGAAGATAAAATAGAATTTTTTGAAGCGCCTGATGTTAAAATGCTTGAGAAACAAATTGCGGAAAAAATTGATCAAAATAAGGCGATTTTGCTTGAGGTGCACAGCGTATCTCATCAAATGTCTGTGGACTATGAACAAGGTAAAAAACTGTACTCTGCAGTTGTTCATTTCAAATTAAAAAAGCAGCGCTAG
- the greA gene encoding transcription elongation factor GreA, with the protein MAQEKVFPMTEEGKLKLEQELEYLKTVKRKEVVERIKIARSFGDLSENSEYDSAKDEQAFVEGRITTLENMIRNAKIIEEDVENSSIVSLGKSVTFVELPDGDEETYTIVGSAEADPFEGKISNDSPIAKSLMGKQIGDQVTVQTPGGDMSVKIVSVK; encoded by the coding sequence ATGGCACAAGAAAAAGTATTTCCAATGACAGAAGAAGGAAAGCTAAAGCTAGAGCAAGAGCTAGAATATTTAAAAACAGTAAAACGTAAAGAAGTTGTAGAGCGTATCAAGATCGCCCGCAGTTTTGGAGATTTATCGGAGAACTCTGAGTACGATTCTGCAAAAGACGAGCAGGCTTTCGTGGAAGGACGTATTACAACGCTTGAGAATATGATTCGCAATGCGAAAATTATTGAAGAAGATGTAGAAAATTCTTCTATCGTATCATTAGGTAAATCTGTAACATTTGTAGAGTTGCCAGATGGTGACGAAGAAACGTATACAATTGTAGGTAGTGCAGAAGCAGATCCATTTGAAGGGAAAATTTCAAATGATTCGCCAATTGCTAAAAGTCTAATGGGCAAACAAATTGGAGATCAAGTAACTGTTCAAACTCCTGGTGGAGATATGTCAGTGAAAATTGTATCTGTTAAGTAA
- a CDS encoding peptidase U32 family protein yields the protein MKKPELLVTPTAVSEIESLLQAGATAIMVGEQRYGLRLAGEFKREDIVEAVNIAHQHDAKVYVAMNGLFHNDKIAELNEYILFLKEASVDAIVFGDPAVLMAVRETAPEMKMHWSTETTGTNWYSCNYWGRKGAKRAVLARELSMDSIIDIKEKAEVEIEVQVHGMTCMFQSKRSLLGNYFEYQGKVMEIENRKVEKDMFLLDNERNNKYPIFEDENGTHIMSPNDMCIIDELSEMIDAEVDVFKIDGVLKSPQYILEVTKKYRQAIDLCVDDREEYENVKDDLLEEIESLQPINRPLDTGFFFKETVY from the coding sequence ATGAAAAAACCAGAACTATTAGTGACACCAACTGCAGTTTCGGAAATCGAATCATTACTACAAGCTGGAGCAACGGCTATTATGGTTGGTGAACAGCGCTACGGTTTGCGTTTAGCAGGTGAATTCAAACGTGAAGATATCGTAGAAGCTGTAAATATTGCTCATCAGCATGATGCAAAAGTCTACGTAGCGATGAACGGATTATTTCACAATGATAAAATCGCCGAATTAAATGAATATATTTTATTCTTAAAAGAAGCAAGCGTGGATGCGATTGTATTTGGAGATCCGGCTGTATTAATGGCAGTGCGTGAAACAGCTCCAGAAATGAAGATGCACTGGAGTACTGAAACAACGGGAACAAACTGGTATTCATGTAACTACTGGGGCCGCAAAGGAGCTAAGCGTGCAGTTCTTGCTCGTGAGCTAAGCATGGATAGCATCATTGATATCAAAGAAAAAGCCGAAGTAGAAATTGAAGTTCAGGTGCATGGCATGACGTGTATGTTCCAATCGAAACGTTCACTTCTTGGCAACTACTTTGAGTATCAAGGAAAAGTCATGGAAATTGAAAATCGTAAAGTAGAAAAAGATATGTTTTTACTTGATAATGAGCGAAACAATAAGTATCCAATTTTCGAAGATGAAAATGGAACGCACATTATGAGTCCAAATGATATGTGCATTATCGATGAGCTTTCCGAAATGATTGACGCTGAAGTAGATGTATTTAAAATTGACGGCGTATTAAAGTCACCGCAATATATTTTAGAAGTAACAAAAAAATATCGTCAAGCGATTGATTTATGTGTAGATGACCGTGAAGAATACGAAAACGTTAAAGACGATTTGTTAGAAGAAATTGAAAGCTTGCAGCCAATTAACCGCCCGTTAGACACAGGGTTTTTCTTTAAAGAAACTGTATATTAA
- a CDS encoding peptidase U32 family protein, whose protein sequence is MAVQIDTVVEGKRVITKKPELLAPAGNLEKLKVAVHYGADAVFIGGKEFGLRSNADNFTFEEMAEGVQFANKYGARIYVTTNIFAHNENMDGLEDYLMGLERAGVSGIIVADPLIIETCRRVAPKLEVHLSTQQSLSNWKAVQFWKEEGLERVVLARETGAEEMREMKEKVDIEIEAFIHGAMCIAYSGRCVLSNHMTARDSNRGGCCQSCRWDYDLFKVEDGKTETPLFDEQDDPFAMSPKDLNLIQSIPQMIELGIDSLKIEGRMKSIHYIATVVSVYRKVIDAYCADPENFVIQKEWLDELDKCANRDTAPAFFEGVPGVDEQMFGVHGKKTKFDFAGLVLNYDEEKSIVTLQQRNYFKPGEEVEFFGPEIKNFTQKIDKIWDEDGNELDAARHPLQIVKFKVDQPLFSYNMMRKGI, encoded by the coding sequence ATGGCTGTTCAAATCGATACTGTAGTAGAAGGTAAACGAGTTATTACGAAAAAGCCTGAGTTGTTAGCTCCAGCCGGTAACCTTGAAAAATTAAAAGTTGCCGTACACTATGGAGCAGATGCTGTGTTTATCGGAGGAAAAGAGTTTGGCCTTCGTTCAAATGCAGATAACTTTACATTTGAAGAAATGGCAGAAGGTGTTCAGTTTGCAAACAAATACGGCGCACGTATTTATGTTACAACAAACATTTTTGCTCACAATGAAAATATGGACGGACTTGAAGATTATTTAATGGGATTAGAGCGCGCTGGCGTTTCTGGAATCATCGTAGCTGATCCGTTAATTATCGAAACCTGTCGACGCGTTGCACCTAAGCTTGAAGTACACTTAAGTACGCAGCAATCACTTTCAAACTGGAAAGCCGTTCAATTCTGGAAAGAAGAAGGATTAGAACGTGTTGTACTTGCTCGTGAAACGGGTGCTGAAGAAATGCGCGAAATGAAAGAAAAAGTGGATATTGAAATTGAAGCTTTTATTCACGGAGCGATGTGTATTGCTTATTCAGGCCGCTGCGTGCTAAGTAACCACATGACAGCGCGTGATTCAAACCGTGGAGGCTGCTGTCAATCATGCCGTTGGGACTATGATTTATTTAAAGTAGAAGACGGTAAAACGGAAACGCCTTTATTTGATGAGCAAGACGATCCGTTTGCAATGAGTCCAAAAGATTTAAATTTAATTCAATCTATCCCTCAAATGATTGAGCTGGGTATTGATAGCTTGAAAATTGAAGGACGTATGAAGTCGATCCACTATATTGCAACAGTGGTGAGCGTATATCGCAAAGTGATTGACGCATACTGTGCAGATCCTGAGAATTTTGTGATTCAAAAAGAATGGCTTGATGAGCTAGACAAATGTGCGAACCGCGATACGGCTCCCGCCTTTTTTGAAGGGGTTCCTGGAGTGGATGAACAAATGTTTGGCGTACACGGCAAGAAAACAAAATTTGATTTTGCTGGTTTAGTATTGAATTATGATGAAGAAAAAAGCATCGTGACATTGCAACAGCGTAACTATTTTAAACCGGGAGAAGAAGTGGAATTTTTTGGTCCGGAAATTAAAAACTTTACGCAAAAAATAGATAAAATTTGGGACGAAGATGGCAATGAACTAGATGCTGCGCGTCATCCGCTGCAAATTGTGAAATTTAAAGTGGACCAACCTCTATTTTCATATAACATGATGCGAAAGGGGATTTAA
- a CDS encoding YrrS family protein yields MNNNRSSRHENKEKKVNRLYNLLIAVVAVLIVFVGGTMILGNKDKSDNQAETTQNNPQTNDQKTDKTAKKDDDSSKDDQATDDQATDDQSSEDDQSSEDDQATDEESNDSDSQAEVEKNPEPGVAERKVDPSWDSVGTSQDAPAATYKKGSTDWNEMLKAVGEGSGISPSNMTVWRLGNNGGVGKAVATVSPKGNSSTKYRVQIEWVDGEGWKPAVVDKLQ; encoded by the coding sequence ATGAATAACAATCGTTCTTCAAGACACGAAAACAAAGAAAAAAAAGTAAACCGATTATATAATCTGTTAATTGCTGTCGTAGCAGTTTTAATTGTATTTGTCGGTGGTACGATGATTCTTGGAAACAAGGATAAATCGGATAACCAAGCGGAAACAACTCAAAACAATCCGCAAACAAATGACCAAAAAACGGACAAGACGGCTAAAAAAGACGATGATTCTTCGAAAGATGATCAAGCAACAGATGATCAAGCAACGGACGATCAAAGTTCTGAAGATGACCAAAGCTCTGAAGATGATCAAGCAACAGATGAAGAATCAAATGACTCAGATTCACAGGCTGAAGTAGAGAAAAATCCAGAGCCTGGCGTGGCAGAACGCAAGGTAGATCCTTCATGGGATTCAGTAGGTACGTCACAAGATGCACCTGCAGCAACTTATAAAAAAGGATCAACGGATTGGAACGAAATGCTAAAAGCTGTAGGCGAAGGATCAGGCATTAGCCCAAGCAATATGACCGTATGGCGTTTAGGGAATAACGGTGGCGTAGGTAAAGCCGTAGCTACGGTTAGTCCTAAAGGCAACTCATCAACAAAATACCGCGTTCAAATTGAATGGGTAGATGGAGAAGGCTGGAAGCCCGCAGTAGTGGATAAGCTTCAATAA
- the mtnN gene encoding 5'-methylthioadenosine/S-adenosylhomocysteine nucleosidase produces the protein MKVAIIGAMEEEVTILRDKIENRQETVIAGCEYSTGTISGVEVVLLKSGIGKVNAALSTAILLEKFKPDYVINTGSAGGFHPELNVGDAVISTEVRHHDVDVTVFNYEYGQVPNLPAAFKADEKLVRLAEESALEVTDMKIVKGLIATGDSFMNDPVRVEFVRSKFPDLYAAEMEAAAVAQVCYQFGVPFVILRALSDIAGKESNVSFEQFLEKAAVNSTKLVLNFITKLK, from the coding sequence ATGAAAGTAGCAATCATTGGAGCAATGGAAGAAGAAGTGACGATTTTACGCGATAAAATTGAGAATCGTCAAGAAACAGTAATCGCAGGATGTGAATACTCAACAGGAACAATCAGCGGCGTGGAGGTTGTATTATTAAAATCAGGTATTGGAAAAGTAAATGCGGCGTTATCTACAGCCATCTTACTAGAGAAGTTCAAACCTGATTACGTTATTAACACAGGATCAGCAGGCGGTTTCCATCCAGAGTTAAACGTAGGGGATGCGGTTATTTCAACAGAAGTTCGTCATCATGATGTAGATGTAACGGTATTCAACTATGAATACGGTCAAGTGCCAAACTTGCCTGCAGCTTTTAAAGCAGATGAAAAACTAGTTCGTCTTGCTGAAGAAAGCGCTCTTGAAGTAACGGATATGAAAATTGTAAAAGGATTAATTGCTACAGGAGATTCGTTCATGAACGATCCTGTGCGCGTAGAGTTTGTTCGCTCTAAGTTTCCAGACCTTTATGCAGCTGAAATGGAAGCAGCGGCTGTTGCTCAAGTATGCTATCAATTTGGCGTACCGTTCGTTATTCTTCGTGCTCTTTCTGACATCGCCGGCAAAGAATCAAATGTTTCTTTTGAGCAATTTTTAGAAAAAGCAGCTGTTAATTCAACAAAATTAGTATTGAATTTTATTACAAAATTAAAATAA
- a CDS encoding bifunctional cystathionine gamma-lyase/homocysteine desulfhydrase: MKRKTQLIHGGIVGDEQTGAVSVPIYQVSTYKQEGAGKHTGYEYSRTGNPTRHALEELIKEIEGGYAGFAFGSGMAATTAVFMLFNSGDHVLITDDVYGGTYRVITKVLSRIGIEATFIDTSDIQNIEKEIRPNTKAIFIETPTNPLLKITDLQHASSVAKQHHLLTIVDNTFSTPYWQNPIEKGADIVLHSATKYLGGHSDVVAGLAVVNSPKLAEDLHFIQNATGGILGPQDSWLLMRGIKTLGIRMEEHEFNTGKIVEFLLAHPAVAKVYYPGLKTHPNHLIAKKQARGFGGMVSFDVGSEEKAEEVLSKVKYFTLAESLGAIESLISIPSKMTHASIPSDRRKELGITDGLIRISVGLEDVEDLIEDLERALE; encoded by the coding sequence ATGAAACGTAAAACACAGTTGATTCATGGTGGAATTGTTGGCGATGAACAGACGGGTGCTGTCTCTGTTCCTATTTATCAAGTGAGTACTTATAAACAAGAGGGAGCGGGAAAACATACGGGATATGAGTATTCGAGAACCGGTAACCCTACACGTCATGCCCTAGAAGAACTTATCAAAGAAATTGAAGGAGGATATGCTGGGTTTGCGTTTGGATCTGGTATGGCCGCTACTACTGCCGTGTTCATGCTATTTAACAGCGGAGATCATGTGTTAATTACAGATGACGTATACGGAGGAACGTATCGAGTGATCACAAAGGTACTAAGCCGTATCGGCATTGAGGCTACTTTTATTGATACAAGCGATATCCAAAATATCGAGAAAGAAATTCGCCCTAACACAAAAGCCATTTTTATTGAAACTCCAACGAATCCTCTTCTAAAAATTACTGACTTGCAGCATGCTTCTTCAGTAGCTAAACAACACCATTTACTTACCATCGTTGACAACACATTCAGTACGCCGTATTGGCAAAATCCTATCGAAAAAGGCGCAGATATTGTTCTGCACAGTGCAACTAAGTATTTAGGGGGACACAGTGACGTTGTAGCAGGGCTAGCAGTGGTGAATTCGCCTAAATTAGCTGAAGACCTTCATTTTATTCAAAATGCGACTGGAGGCATTTTAGGACCTCAGGATTCTTGGCTTTTAATGAGAGGGATTAAAACATTAGGAATACGAATGGAAGAACATGAATTCAACACGGGGAAAATAGTAGAATTTTTACTTGCCCATCCTGCTGTGGCAAAAGTATATTATCCAGGATTAAAAACCCACCCAAACCACCTCATTGCTAAAAAGCAAGCAAGAGGTTTTGGGGGAATGGTTTCGTTTGATGTGGGAAGCGAAGAGAAAGCGGAAGAAGTACTGAGCAAAGTGAAGTATTTTACATTAGCAGAAAGTTTAGGAGCCATCGAAAGCCTCATTTCCATTCCTTCTAAAATGACTCATGCTTCTATACCGAGCGACCGACGTAAAGAGCTAGGAATTACAGATGGATTAATTCGTATTTCTGTAGGTCTTGAAGATGTAGAAGATTTAATTGAAGACTTAGAAAGAGCATTGGAATAA
- a CDS encoding PLP-dependent cysteine synthase family protein, giving the protein MKVVKNVHELIGNTPMIEITQFDLPREIRIFAKLEYVNPGGSVKDRLGKELLQEALGSGRLKRGGTLVEPTAGNTGIGLALAALQYEINVILCVPEKFSIEKQQLMKALGATVVQTPTEAGMKGAINKAQELLREIPGSYCPQQFANPANPMTYYKTLGPEIYEQLDGKVDVFVAGAGTGGTFMGTAKFLKEKNPSLKTVIVEPEGSILNGGKSGPHLTEGIGMEFIPDYMERSYFNAIHTVEDVYAFQRVKELALKEGLLVGSSSGAAFEAALIEAKNAEKGAHIVTIFPDSSERYLSKNIYSGGR; this is encoded by the coding sequence ATGAAGGTAGTCAAAAACGTTCATGAATTGATTGGAAACACACCTATGATTGAGATTACACAATTTGATTTACCTAGGGAAATCAGGATATTTGCCAAGCTGGAATATGTTAATCCAGGAGGAAGTGTAAAAGATCGTTTAGGAAAAGAACTGCTGCAAGAAGCTCTTGGCTCTGGAAGACTGAAGCGAGGCGGAACGCTGGTTGAGCCTACTGCTGGGAATACGGGGATCGGGCTGGCTTTAGCTGCTCTTCAGTACGAAATAAACGTCATACTATGTGTTCCAGAAAAATTCAGTATTGAAAAACAGCAGCTTATGAAGGCTTTGGGGGCAACGGTGGTTCAAACGCCTACTGAAGCTGGTATGAAAGGTGCTATAAACAAAGCTCAAGAGCTGTTGCGTGAAATCCCTGGTTCTTATTGTCCTCAACAGTTTGCTAATCCGGCCAACCCTATGACTTATTATAAAACCTTAGGGCCAGAAATATATGAACAGCTTGATGGAAAAGTTGACGTGTTTGTAGCTGGAGCAGGTACAGGGGGAACATTTATGGGTACAGCGAAATTTTTGAAAGAAAAAAATCCTTCTCTAAAAACAGTCATCGTGGAGCCAGAAGGTTCAATTTTAAACGGGGGGAAATCCGGTCCTCACTTAACTGAAGGAATTGGAATGGAGTTCATCCCTGATTATATGGAGCGGTCTTATTTTAATGCTATTCATACTGTTGAAGATGTTTATGCTTTTCAAAGAGTGAAAGAGCTGGCTTTAAAAGAGGGGTTACTAGTAGGTAGCTCTTCAGGAGCAGCCTTTGAAGCAGCCCTGATCGAAGCAAAAAATGCAGAAAAAGGGGCTCATATCGTCACGATTTTTCCGGATAGCAGTGAACGGTACTTAAGTAAAAATATTTACAGTGGAGGAAGATAA